Part of the Tolypothrix sp. PCC 7910 genome, TATCCCGCAAGTTTTGAATTGTCAGGTTAAAGGCATCAGCTACGGCTCCTAGTACGTCTGCTGTGACCTCAGCTTGTACTGTTAAATCACCTCTGGCTGCTCCTTCTACATCATCCAACAGGCGAATTACTTGGCGTTGTAGATTTTCTTTGGCTTCTTCCTGTTCATCAGCTTTTCTTTGGGCTTCATTGGTAGTAGTAAAAATTACCCTTGCCATTTCATTAAAGCCAGTAGCCAGCAGTCCTAATTCATCTTCAGAATAGACTGTGGCTTGAACATTGAGATTGCCTTGACGAACAGCATCAAACTGAGCTTGTAAATTCTGAGTTGTACGGCGAACTTGCTTGATAGTAAAATTACCCATAAATGCTGCGGTAGCAAAACCAGCCAGCCCTGCTGCCAGTGACATGGCCCAGCCAGTGTTCCGCACTGATTCCCGCTGCTGCGGCGGAGAAAAGCTGGTAGCGCCAAAGCTGACTGTTGCTACCACTAGGGCTGATACTACACCTACTGTTCCCGCAATCAACCATTGTTTCTTTTCTAGGGAAGCATTTTCTAAAGGCGCTAACCAACCTTGCTCAACGCTGACATTGGCTTCTAATTTTGCAACATCTACTTGGGTAAATACTGGGACTACTTCTTGGGAACCAGTAATTGAAAACAGTTCATCTTCGCGATCGCCTGTTTCATCAATTGCAGGTGGTTGTCCGGTTTGACTGCGAGGGTGACTACCTGTTTCCAACGGGCCAGAATCCATACTGACATCTCTGAAGCTGGCTTCTGCATCTGTCAAATCAAATCCAGGAATGTTACCTAGGTCGTCAAATTCATCAAAGTCATCTAAAAAATCTATATTAGTTTTAGAAGTCTCGCGATTAATTTCTCCACTACTGATATTGCTTGCTTGGATATTGCTTGGTTCGTCATCGGGACTGAAATCATCTGTACCAAAGGCAGATTCAAAAGCCTCCAAATCAAAACTATCATCAGTATCAAAATTATTTTCTTCTACCTTACTAACCTGTTTTTGTGGCCGTTCTTCTCGGTGAAAATTTTGATCGGTAGCACTAACTGCTTCTTTTAATGTATCTTCAGCTTCTATCGGGCCCAACCAATTATCAGGTGTAGTTGGGGATAAATCCTCCTGAGGCTGCGATGGCAAATTGCTAGTTTTTGGCGCACTTTCCTGGAGAAGTGTTTGGTTCTTAACTAGAGTTTCATTTTCCAGGCTATTACTCTTCCACTCGAAATCAGCTTCGCTAGGTTCTGGATAGGTTTCTGACGTTAAGAATTCAGTAGGTATTTCCCAATTATTACTTGTTGAAGCATCAAGTTCTTCAACTTCTGAAAACGGTGAATCGCTATAATTTTCCGAATTAGTGAAACCTTTATTATTTGAATTTGTAGTAGCTTCTACAAAAGGATTATTTATCCCTGAATCATCAATAGTATTTTGATTGTTGTCTTCTTGCCAAAAAGCAGGTAACTCTAATTCTCCTTGTTTTTCCCAAATGTTAGCATTGGCATCGCGATCGCTAGCTTCCTCGGTAAAACTAAAGGGATCGTTACTCAAAGGTGCTGAATCATCTGCTAAACCATTAAATGCACTACTACTATATGCAGAGATATCAAATGAACTGTCCAATGAACTATCTAAGGATAGTTCTTCTATTTCATCGCCAGATTCTTGGTATTCGCCAAAGGGATTGCCGCCAAAGCTGCTGCTAGCAAAATCATTATTCTGTTGCGAATTCTGTAATTCTTCTGTATCCGCGAACCGACCCTTGGATATTTCTGATGAAGAAATATCTTCATTATTTTCACTGATAGCAAACTCATCTGGTAGTGATTGTTGATATTGAGCAA contains:
- a CDS encoding methyl-accepting chemotaxis protein, producing MAASIDGYLEIYKQACTAYAQQNYDVAATLVDQVVQNLPNDPNSHLLRGHIYYVLQQYDIAKAEYQQVLQLTENRELIDFAKHGLESIAQYQQSLPDEFAISENNEDISSSEISKGRFADTEELQNSQQNNDFASSSFGGNPFGEYQESGDEIEELSLDSSLDSSFDISAYSSSAFNGLADDSAPLSNDPFSFTEEASDRDANANIWEKQGELELPAFWQEDNNQNTIDDSGINNPFVEATTNSNNKGFTNSENYSDSPFSEVEELDASTSNNWEIPTEFLTSETYPEPSEADFEWKSNSLENETLVKNQTLLQESAPKTSNLPSQPQEDLSPTTPDNWLGPIEAEDTLKEAVSATDQNFHREERPQKQVSKVEENNFDTDDSFDLEAFESAFGTDDFSPDDEPSNIQASNISSGEINRETSKTNIDFLDDFDEFDDLGNIPGFDLTDAEASFRDVSMDSGPLETGSHPRSQTGQPPAIDETGDREDELFSITGSQEVVPVFTQVDVAKLEANVSVEQGWLAPLENASLEKKQWLIAGTVGVVSALVVATVSFGATSFSPPQQRESVRNTGWAMSLAAGLAGFATAAFMGNFTIKQVRRTTQNLQAQFDAVRQGNLNVQATVYSEDELGLLATGFNEMARVIFTTTNEAQRKADEQEEAKENLQRQVIRLLDDVEGAARGDLTVQAEVTADVLGAVADAFNLTIQNLRDIVQQVKVAARDVTKGATNSETFARALSSDALRQAEELAVTLNSVQVMTDSIQRVAEAAREAETVARDASTIALKGGEAVENTVAGILEIRETVAETTRKVKRLAESSQEISKIVALISQIASRTNLLALNASIEAARAGEAGRGFAIVADEVRQLADKSAKSLKEIEQIVMQIQSETGSVMTAMEEGTQQVIKGTKLAEEAKRSLENIIQVANRIDILVRSITSDTVEQTETSRAVAHVMQSVELTAQETSQEAQRVSGALQHLVGVSRDLIASVERFRVDTLESR